The genome window CATCCCCAACTGATGTGGCGGAAACCACAACCCCAGCACCTTGATGCTGTTCATCAGCACCATGGGCAGGACAGCCCCCAGCAGGACGGTGAGGACGGCGAGGGTGGCAAAATCCTGAGCGAAGCCGCGCGTCAAGCCCAGCAAGCCGCCCAGAAACGCCCCCACTGCCAGCACGCGCTTGGGACCAATTTTGTCGCCAATCATGCCCCCCAGCAGACTGGTGAGGATGCCCGGCAGTGCGCCTACCCCCCAGATGACACCCACCTGCACCAGGCTCAGCCCCAGGGAATCGGAGATTTCCTTCGCCAGCACCGAAACCCCCATCTGAGGGATGGCAACGACGATCATGCTCGTCAACACGGTCAGAGTCAGGATGTACCACTTGTAATGCTGGTCTTTCACGGCTTCTTTCCTTTCTGTAGCGTGTGCATCGTTGAAGACTGCGGGAACCTCTCACAGCCTTTCGGCAGGGGCTCTGCGCGCGCCCTGCGCAAGCCTGTATTATAAAACACAGATGTAAAAACCTGCTCCCCATTGGGGGAGCAGGTGAAAGGGTGTGAAGCGGGAATGCAGGTTGCGCTTCACTTATAAACCGAGAAGCGCAGTGAGGTGAAGCCTCTCGAGGTACAAGCGCGGGTTGGGCGGCTGTTTATAATGCAAAGTTGTCGAAAACTCTATCGCCCTTCAAACTCGATTTCTCCCCTATCGAAGGGGAACACAAAAGTCCATAGTTTGTTCGTAATAGATCTCATAAGTGGGGCGTTGCGGGTCTACAATCAGTTGATGCTGTGGCATATACTCCGCAAAGAAACGTCCAATAGTCTCTCCTATTGTGTTTGAGTCCTTCTCAAGGGATAGGATGATATAACGCCCACCTGGCAATAGTTTTGTTTGGATGTCTTGTATGTCCTGAGAAATAAATTCAGGAAGTTCTAATGCACACTCATAACCGACTAATTGAGCGCCGTTGGTACGTGGGATGCCAATTACTTTCAGGGCTGAAGGATTGTAGCCACGTTGTTGAGCCCAGTCTTTTATGCGTTGAAAGCCGTCCCGAATTTGTTCGCTAAAATTCCCGGTTGCTTGTTGTAACTGGCAAGACACATAGACAATAAAAACGGGTGTCAAATTTTGTATAGTAACGTGGAATGGCTGTTCATTGACGCTCATAAAAACTCTCCCATGCTGAAATCATGAAACGACGAGTAGAGTATACCCCAGTTTGGCAGCGACCGACATGATAAGCACACCCATATCCCATATAGTTGAAGAAGATGACAGAACCATCGGTGGCTTCAATGATGCCCTGAAAATTGGGTTCAAATGTGCTACCTTCCCTTCGCCTTGGATGATCAGCACCCTGGAAATTGCCTTGAATCCGCCCTTCACAAGCACCCTCTGTTACAAAGAAGTGCTGACTTTCAGTACTGGAAGGGGATGATAAAAACACAGCCCAACTCTGAGGTTGTGTAAAACAAACATGATAGAGTGGAATTTAATTTACTCTCTCCAAAGCCTTACAAACTTCCCGGCAAACTCCATCCATGTCCTCTACCCGAACCATTCCCCCTGCCCCAATAAAAAGCGCCTTCCCCATCGGGAAGGCGCTCTGGCTGTCTCGTCAAAACCGTTTAGTGCTGGCTGGCAAACGCCGGGCGGAACTTGTAGCCGTATACGATGATGCCCTTCTCGTCGCCGTCATCGCGAATACGGCGGGTGACCATCTCCACCGGCATGCCAATCTCCACCGGCTGATCGCCCAGGTCGGTCAACTGCGCAGTCACAATGGGACCTTCTTCCAGTTTGACCAGCGCCACCGCGTAGGGAAGGTTCTTCTCATAGCCTGCCGGCGCATCGTTCATGACGGTAAAAGAAAACACCGTGCCTTTGCCGCTAAAAGCGAACTGCGTCTTGGCTTCGCCGCCGCAGTTCGGGCAGACATCCCGCGGGGGGAAGATTTTGACTTCGCAGTGCGGGCAGACCTCGCCCACCAAAGCATAGCGCTGTTTGCGAATTCTCCAATGGCGTGGATTTTCCATCTTGTTACTCCTTTTCTTTCAGACCAGTAAGCCTGTTGCTTTACACGAAATTCAACCCTCACTATACGGATTGGACGCTCTCACTGGCTATCATTGTCGTCCAAAATCCTATCAAAACCTATCAACTTTCAGCCGTTGACGCGCTCCAGCACGTGGGCTACCGCCGTGGAAGCCGGACCGCCCAGATTCTGCACCAGCGCGCGCCGTGCATTGGGAATTTGATTGCTCCCCGCCTCGCCGCGCAACTGCAGGGCGGCTTCCACAATCTGGTACACCCCCGCCGCGCCCAGCGGATTGCCGCGCGCCTTGAACCCGCCCATGGTAAGGATAGGCAGTTTGCCGTCACGCCGCAGGGTGCCGTCCAACCCCAGTTTCCAGCCCTCGCCACGCGGCGCAAAGCCTGCCGCTTCCAGCGAAAGCACGGCGTAGATGGAGAAGGCATCGGTCAACTCGAAGAAGTCCACATCCTGCGGCAGAATGCCCGCCTGCCGGCAGGCGCCCTCAACAGAGAGGCGCGCCGCATCAAACGCCAGCGGATCACTGCGGTCGTGCAGGGCAAGCGTATCGCTGGCAACGCTCGACCCCGAAACCTTGACCAGCGGGTGGCTGACGGAATCAGGCACCAGGTCCCGGCGGGTCAGCACCACCGCCGCCGCGCCGTCGGCGTAGGGTGCCATGTCCATCAGGTTGACCGGCTCGCTGACCATTGGCGCGCTGTCGTAGGCTTTCTGGCTGATGGGCTTGCGGTACATGGCAAAGGGATTGCCTACGGCATTCTCATGGGCAAGCATCGGGAACGCCGCAAAGGCTTCGCGCGGCGGTTTGTACTGGTGCAGGTACAACTGCATCACCAGCCCTGCCTGCGCGGTCAGGGTCAAGCCCTGCGCCAGTTCGTAGTCGTAGTCGGTGCTTTCGGCAATGGCGCGCTCCAGTTCGGGACCAACCACATCGGTGATTTTCTCCACGCCCACCACCACGGCAGTATCCACAAAACCCGATGCCACCGCCAGGTAACCCAGGCGGAACGCCCCGCCGCCCGATGCTCCCGCCGC of Anaerolinea thermophila UNI-1 contains these proteins:
- a CDS encoding GyrI-like domain-containing protein, whose product is MSVNEQPFHVTIQNLTPVFIVYVSCQLQQATGNFSEQIRDGFQRIKDWAQQRGYNPSALKVIGIPRTNGAQLVGYECALELPEFISQDIQDIQTKLLPGGRYIILSLEKDSNTIGETIGRFFAEYMPQHQLIVDPQRPTYEIYYEQTMDFCVPLR
- a CDS encoding Zn-ribbon domain-containing OB-fold protein, with translation MENPRHWRIRKQRYALVGEVCPHCEVKIFPPRDVCPNCGGEAKTQFAFSGKGTVFSFTVMNDAPAGYEKNLPYAVALVKLEEGPIVTAQLTDLGDQPVEIGMPVEMVTRRIRDDGDEKGIIVYGYKFRPAFASQH
- a CDS encoding thiolase C-terminal domain-containing protein, with product MSDVVIAGVGQIPVGEHWDVSLRSQAVRAVLAAIKDAGGLKPQAMYIGNLLAPTVSHQSNLGALLPDWSNLTGIEGITVEAAGASGGGAFRLGYLAVASGFVDTAVVVGVEKITDVVGPELERAIAESTDYDYELAQGLTLTAQAGLVMQLYLHQYKPPREAFAAFPMLAHENAVGNPFAMYRKPISQKAYDSAPMVSEPVNLMDMAPYADGAAAVVLTRRDLVPDSVSHPLVKVSGSSVASDTLALHDRSDPLAFDAARLSVEGACRQAGILPQDVDFFELTDAFSIYAVLSLEAAGFAPRGEGWKLGLDGTLRRDGKLPILTMGGFKARGNPLGAAGVYQIVEAALQLRGEAGSNQIPNARRALVQNLGGPASTAVAHVLERVNG